From the Rhodococcus sp. NBC_00297 genome, one window contains:
- the ligA gene encoding NAD-dependent DNA ligase LigA, translating into METPPDLVPASPEQKQEWDALAEEVRGHQFRYYVRDAPIISDGQFDELLKRLQAMEEEHPDLRTPDSPTQLVGGGFETDFTAVDHLERMLSLDNVFDADELRAWARRVEVEAGENLHYLCEVKIDGVALNLVYENGRLVRAATRGDGRTGEDVTLNARTIDDIPEVLTPSDEFPVPTLLEVRGEVFFRLEDFQALNASLVEQGKPPFANPRNSAAGSLRQKNPAVTSRRRLGMICHGFGRMEGFAPAAQSVAYDALAAWGLPVSTHTALVQGVDAVVERMEYWGENRHSVEHEIDGLVVKVDEMALHRRLGSTSRAPRWAIAFKYPPEEATTTLLDIRVNVGRTGRVTPFAFMEPVLVAGSTVSLATLHNASEVVRKGVLIGDTVVIRKAGEVIPEVLGPVVDARTGDEREFVMPTHCPECGTELAPAKEGDADIRCPNSRSCPAQLRERVFHVAGRGAFDIEVLGYEAATALLSAQVIEDEGDLFDLTEDQLTRTDLFRTKAGALSANGRRLLDNLGRAKDQPLWRVLVGLSIRHVGPTAARALAARFGSLEAIRAATEEELAAADGVGPTIARAVVEWFDVDWHRAIVEKWSAAGVRMEDERDESIERTLDGLSIVVTGSLATFTRDDAKEAILARGGKAASSVSKKTAFVVVGDAPGSKHDKALELGVPVLDEDGFRTLLGEGPDAARALVAGADSAEDGGDDAGQVAEPGDL; encoded by the coding sequence ATCGAGACACCGCCGGACCTGGTCCCGGCCTCACCCGAGCAGAAGCAGGAGTGGGACGCGCTGGCCGAGGAGGTCCGCGGTCACCAGTTCCGGTACTACGTGCGGGACGCGCCGATCATCTCGGACGGGCAGTTCGACGAGTTGCTGAAGCGCCTGCAGGCGATGGAGGAGGAGCATCCGGATCTCCGGACGCCCGACTCGCCGACGCAGCTCGTCGGTGGCGGCTTCGAGACGGATTTCACGGCTGTCGACCACCTCGAGCGAATGTTGTCCCTGGACAACGTGTTCGACGCGGACGAGCTGCGTGCCTGGGCGCGCAGGGTCGAGGTGGAGGCGGGGGAGAACCTGCATTACCTCTGCGAGGTCAAGATCGACGGTGTCGCGCTCAATCTGGTGTACGAGAACGGCCGACTGGTGCGCGCCGCCACCCGCGGTGACGGACGCACCGGGGAGGACGTGACGCTCAACGCGCGCACCATCGACGACATCCCCGAGGTGCTCACCCCGTCGGACGAGTTCCCGGTCCCGACGCTGCTCGAGGTGCGGGGCGAGGTGTTCTTCCGACTCGAGGACTTCCAGGCGCTCAACGCCTCTCTCGTCGAGCAGGGCAAGCCGCCGTTCGCCAACCCGCGCAACTCCGCCGCGGGGTCGCTGCGGCAGAAGAACCCCGCGGTCACCTCGCGGCGGCGGCTCGGCATGATCTGTCACGGGTTCGGCCGGATGGAGGGCTTCGCCCCCGCCGCCCAGTCCGTCGCGTACGACGCGCTCGCCGCCTGGGGTCTGCCGGTCTCGACTCACACCGCACTGGTGCAGGGCGTGGACGCGGTGGTCGAACGCATGGAGTACTGGGGAGAGAACCGGCACTCGGTCGAGCACGAGATCGACGGCCTCGTGGTGAAGGTCGACGAGATGGCGTTGCACCGCCGACTCGGATCCACGTCCCGCGCACCCCGCTGGGCCATCGCCTTCAAGTATCCGCCGGAGGAGGCGACCACGACGTTGCTCGACATCCGGGTCAATGTCGGTCGCACCGGGCGAGTGACGCCGTTCGCGTTCATGGAGCCGGTGCTCGTGGCGGGGTCGACGGTGTCCCTGGCGACGTTGCACAACGCGTCCGAGGTCGTGCGCAAGGGCGTGCTGATCGGTGACACCGTGGTCATCCGCAAGGCGGGCGAGGTGATCCCGGAGGTGCTCGGTCCGGTGGTCGACGCGCGCACCGGGGACGAGCGGGAGTTCGTCATGCCGACGCACTGCCCCGAGTGCGGAACCGAGCTCGCACCGGCCAAGGAGGGCGACGCCGACATCCGCTGCCCCAACTCGCGCTCGTGCCCGGCACAGTTGCGGGAGCGGGTCTTTCACGTCGCGGGCCGTGGTGCATTCGACATCGAGGTGTTGGGGTACGAGGCCGCGACGGCGCTGCTGTCCGCACAGGTGATCGAGGACGAGGGCGATCTGTTCGATCTCACCGAGGACCAGCTCACCCGGACGGATCTCTTCCGAACCAAGGCGGGAGCGCTGTCCGCGAACGGTCGGCGATTGCTGGACAACCTGGGGCGAGCCAAGGATCAGCCGCTATGGCGGGTGCTCGTCGGATTGTCGATCCGCCATGTCGGGCCGACCGCCGCCCGCGCCCTCGCCGCCCGCTTCGGGTCGCTCGAGGCCATCCGGGCGGCGACGGAGGAGGAACTGGCCGCCGCCGACGGGGTGGGCCCCACCATCGCCCGCGCAGTCGTCGAGTGGTTCGACGTCGACTGGCACCGCGCCATCGTGGAGAAGTGGTCGGCGGCGGGCGTGCGCATGGAGGACGAACGCGACGAGAGTATCGAGCGCACGCTCGACGGTCTGTCGATCGTCGTCACCGGATCGCTCGCCACGTTCACGCGTGACGACGCGAAGGAGGCGATCCTGGCCCGCGGCGGCAAGGCGGCCTCGTCGGTGTCG